The Zootoca vivipara chromosome 4, rZooViv1.1, whole genome shotgun sequence genome has a segment encoding these proteins:
- the SPART gene encoding spartin isoform X1: MYQERDSAAQEDANLKTIEEEYKEAFVFVNKALHADELGQKEEARNYYRQGIDHLLRGTSVPSQGRECTGDRWESARQMQQKMRETLQNVTARLSILDENAQPKPIAMCPPMETPRIYPTIPAKEKPERPPVPNSLITPSHLAVAGGNAGSQGQAAVMSPLSAMSSEEPPAYTPEATGGHYTVSYGTDSGEFSSVGDDFYTKCTQPPPVESLGVDADELILIPHGVQIFFVSPDGQVSAPSYPGYLRIVKFLDTDAAAAQNRPPAFLQVCDWLYPLMSNQSPVLSCSTGVYMFPDLMSQVPGSYVGVVLSSELPAADRELFEDLLKQMSDLRVQVPGSHEGLGLPSQRSRSYKEVFEDLLKQRSDLRAKPAEASSDAINLAETVRIQPASEERETELPDWSEKMAHGILTGASWVSWGLVKGAEYTGKAIHKGASKLREHIQPEENPVEVNPTVAKGLHVAKQATGGAVKVSQFLVEGVCSIASCVGRELAPHVKKHGSKLVPESLKKDKDGKSTFDGALVVAASGVQGFSTIWHGLESAAKCIAKNVSKETVQTVKYKYGDDAGDATDNAVSSAINVGVAAFNIDNIGIKAIVKKTAKETGHAVLDEYKIIEKNEKKEDGY; the protein is encoded by the exons ATGTATCAAGAACGGGATTCAGCTGCGCAAGAGGATGCAAATTTGAAGACGATTGAAGAAGAGTACAAGGAAGCATTTGTGTTTGTTAATAAAGCCCTGCATGCAGATGAGCTTGGACAGAAGGAAGAAGCAAGGAATTATTACAGGCAGGGCATTGACCACTTGCTCAGGGGAACTAGCGTCCCGTCCCAAGGTCGTGAATGCACCGGGGACCGATGGGAGTCTGCTAGGCAAATGCAGCAAAAAATGAGAGAGACGCTACAAAACGTTACTGCACGCCTAAGCATTCTAGATGAAAATGCACAGCCTAAACCCATCGCCATGTGTCCTCCTATGGAAACGCCCAGGATATACCCAACAATTCCAGCCAAAGAAAAGCCAGAGAGGCCTCCTGTGCCGAATTCGCTGATCACTCCATCACACCTGGCTGTAGCAGGTGGAAATGCTGGAAGCCAAGGGCAAGCTGCTGTGATGAGTCCTTTGTCTGCAATGTCCAGTGAGGAACCCCCGGCTTATACACCTGAGGCCACAGGTGGGCACTACACTGTGTCGTACGGGACAGACTCTGGGGAGTTCTCCTCGGTCGGAGATGATTTCTACACGAAATGCACACAGCCTCCTCCTGTTGAGTCGTTAGGGGTAGATGCTGATGAACTGATCCTCATTCCCCACGGGGTGCAGATATTCTTTGTGAGTCCTGATGGACAAGTGAGCGCTCCCTCGTATCCCGGATACCTTCGCATTGTGAAGTTCTTGGACACTGATGCAGCAGCGGCCCAGAATCGCCCCCCTGCTTTCCTTCAG gtttGTGACTGGCTGTATCCTCTAATGTCCAATCAGTCTCCTGTCCTCTCCTGTAGCACAGGAGTCTACATGTTCCCTGACTTGATGTCGCAGGTGCCGGGATCCTATGTGGGAGTAGTGTTATCTTCAGAACTTCCAGCTGCCGACAGAGAACTGTTTGAAGATCTGCTAAAACAGATGTCTGACCTTAGAGTGCAG GTTCCAGGATCCCATGAGGGACTAGGGTTACCGTCCCAACGCTCAAGATCTTACAAAGAGGTTTTTGAGGATCTGTTAAAACAGAGATCTGATCTCAGAGCCAAG CCTGCAGAAGCTTCTAGTGATGCAATTAACCTGGCTGAGACTGTACGTATTCAGCCGGCGTCTGAAGAGAGGGAAACGGAGTTACCTGACTGGAGTGAGAAAATGGCCCATGGAATCTTAACAG GAGCATCCTGGGTAAGCTGGGGCCTGGTCAAAGGAGCAGAATATACCGGGAAAGCAATCCACAAGGGAGCTTCCAAACTAAGGGAGCACATTCAGCCAGAGGAAAACCCAGTTGAAGTCAACCCAACCGTAGCTAAAGGTCTGCATGTAGCCAAGCAGGCTACAGGAGGAGCTGTGAAAGTCAGCCAGTTCTTAG TGGAAGGTGTGTGCTCTATAGCAAGTTGTGTGGGAAGAGAGTTAGCCCCCCATGTCAAGAAGCATGGAAGCAAACTGGTTCCAGAATCCCTTAAGAAAGACAAAGATGGAAAATCTACTTTCGATGGTGCTCTGGTTGTTGCAGCAAGTGGTGTTCAAG GGTTTTCAACAATATGGCACGGTTTGGAAAGCGCTGCAAAGTGTATTGCTAAAAATGTGTCTAAAGAGACGGTTCAGACTGTCAAGTACAA GTACGGGGATGATGCAGGCGATGCTACCGACAACGCAGTGAGTTCTGCTATCAATGTTGGTGTGGCAGCTTTCAATATCGACAACATTGGAATCAAAGCTATAGTGAAGAAAACTGCAAAGGAGACAGGCCATGCTGTGTTGGATGAATATAAAATCATAGAAAAGAATGAGAAAAAAGAAGATGGATATTGA
- the SPART gene encoding spartin isoform X2, with protein MYQERDSAAQEDANLKTIEEEYKEAFVFVNKALHADELGQKEEARNYYRQGIDHLLRGTSVPSQGRECTGDRWESARQMQQKMRETLQNVTARLSILDENAQPKPIAMCPPMETPRIYPTIPAKEKPERPPVPNSLITPSHLAVAGGNAGSQGQAAVMSPLSAMSSEEPPAYTPEATGGHYTVSYGTDSGEFSSVGDDFYTKCTQPPPVESLGVDADELILIPHGVQIFFVSPDGQVSAPSYPGYLRIVKFLDTDAAAAQNRPPAFLQVCDWLYPLMSNQSPVLSCSTGVYMFPDLMSQVPGSYVGVVLSSELPAADRELFEDLLKQMSDLRVQPAEASSDAINLAETVRIQPASEERETELPDWSEKMAHGILTGASWVSWGLVKGAEYTGKAIHKGASKLREHIQPEENPVEVNPTVAKGLHVAKQATGGAVKVSQFLVEGVCSIASCVGRELAPHVKKHGSKLVPESLKKDKDGKSTFDGALVVAASGVQGFSTIWHGLESAAKCIAKNVSKETVQTVKYKYGDDAGDATDNAVSSAINVGVAAFNIDNIGIKAIVKKTAKETGHAVLDEYKIIEKNEKKEDGY; from the exons ATGTATCAAGAACGGGATTCAGCTGCGCAAGAGGATGCAAATTTGAAGACGATTGAAGAAGAGTACAAGGAAGCATTTGTGTTTGTTAATAAAGCCCTGCATGCAGATGAGCTTGGACAGAAGGAAGAAGCAAGGAATTATTACAGGCAGGGCATTGACCACTTGCTCAGGGGAACTAGCGTCCCGTCCCAAGGTCGTGAATGCACCGGGGACCGATGGGAGTCTGCTAGGCAAATGCAGCAAAAAATGAGAGAGACGCTACAAAACGTTACTGCACGCCTAAGCATTCTAGATGAAAATGCACAGCCTAAACCCATCGCCATGTGTCCTCCTATGGAAACGCCCAGGATATACCCAACAATTCCAGCCAAAGAAAAGCCAGAGAGGCCTCCTGTGCCGAATTCGCTGATCACTCCATCACACCTGGCTGTAGCAGGTGGAAATGCTGGAAGCCAAGGGCAAGCTGCTGTGATGAGTCCTTTGTCTGCAATGTCCAGTGAGGAACCCCCGGCTTATACACCTGAGGCCACAGGTGGGCACTACACTGTGTCGTACGGGACAGACTCTGGGGAGTTCTCCTCGGTCGGAGATGATTTCTACACGAAATGCACACAGCCTCCTCCTGTTGAGTCGTTAGGGGTAGATGCTGATGAACTGATCCTCATTCCCCACGGGGTGCAGATATTCTTTGTGAGTCCTGATGGACAAGTGAGCGCTCCCTCGTATCCCGGATACCTTCGCATTGTGAAGTTCTTGGACACTGATGCAGCAGCGGCCCAGAATCGCCCCCCTGCTTTCCTTCAG gtttGTGACTGGCTGTATCCTCTAATGTCCAATCAGTCTCCTGTCCTCTCCTGTAGCACAGGAGTCTACATGTTCCCTGACTTGATGTCGCAGGTGCCGGGATCCTATGTGGGAGTAGTGTTATCTTCAGAACTTCCAGCTGCCGACAGAGAACTGTTTGAAGATCTGCTAAAACAGATGTCTGACCTTAGAGTGCAG CCTGCAGAAGCTTCTAGTGATGCAATTAACCTGGCTGAGACTGTACGTATTCAGCCGGCGTCTGAAGAGAGGGAAACGGAGTTACCTGACTGGAGTGAGAAAATGGCCCATGGAATCTTAACAG GAGCATCCTGGGTAAGCTGGGGCCTGGTCAAAGGAGCAGAATATACCGGGAAAGCAATCCACAAGGGAGCTTCCAAACTAAGGGAGCACATTCAGCCAGAGGAAAACCCAGTTGAAGTCAACCCAACCGTAGCTAAAGGTCTGCATGTAGCCAAGCAGGCTACAGGAGGAGCTGTGAAAGTCAGCCAGTTCTTAG TGGAAGGTGTGTGCTCTATAGCAAGTTGTGTGGGAAGAGAGTTAGCCCCCCATGTCAAGAAGCATGGAAGCAAACTGGTTCCAGAATCCCTTAAGAAAGACAAAGATGGAAAATCTACTTTCGATGGTGCTCTGGTTGTTGCAGCAAGTGGTGTTCAAG GGTTTTCAACAATATGGCACGGTTTGGAAAGCGCTGCAAAGTGTATTGCTAAAAATGTGTCTAAAGAGACGGTTCAGACTGTCAAGTACAA GTACGGGGATGATGCAGGCGATGCTACCGACAACGCAGTGAGTTCTGCTATCAATGTTGGTGTGGCAGCTTTCAATATCGACAACATTGGAATCAAAGCTATAGTGAAGAAAACTGCAAAGGAGACAGGCCATGCTGTGTTGGATGAATATAAAATCATAGAAAAGAATGAGAAAAAAGAAGATGGATATTGA
- the SPART gene encoding spartin isoform X3, with protein MYQERDSAAQEDANLKTIEEEYKEAFVFVNKALHADELGQKEEARNYYRQGIDHLLRGTSVPSQGRECTGDRWESARQMQQKMRETLQNVTARLSILDENAQPKPIAMCPPMETPRIYPTIPAKEKPERPPVPNSLITPSHLAVAGGNAGSQGQAAVMSPLSAMSSEEPPAYTPEATGGHYTVSYGTDSGEFSSVGDDFYTKCTQPPPVESLGVDADELILIPHGVQIFFVSPDGQVSAPSYPGYLRIVKFLDTDAAAAQNRPPAFLQVCDWLYPLMSNQSPVLSCSTGVYMFPDLMSQVPGSYVGVVLSSELPAADRELFEDLLKQMSDLRVQVPGSHEGLGLPSQRSRSYKEVFEDLLKQRSDLRAKPAEASSDAINLAETVRIQPASEERETELPDWSEKMAHGILTGASWVSWGLVKGAEYTGKAIHKGASKLREHIQPEENPVEVNPTVAKGLHVAKQATGGAVKVSQFLVEGVCSIASCVGRELAPHVKKHGSKLVPESLKKDKDGKSTFDGALVVAASGVQGFSTIWHGLESAAKCIAKNVSKETVQTVKYKFKSRGKRDESSVATKSEKQ; from the exons ATGTATCAAGAACGGGATTCAGCTGCGCAAGAGGATGCAAATTTGAAGACGATTGAAGAAGAGTACAAGGAAGCATTTGTGTTTGTTAATAAAGCCCTGCATGCAGATGAGCTTGGACAGAAGGAAGAAGCAAGGAATTATTACAGGCAGGGCATTGACCACTTGCTCAGGGGAACTAGCGTCCCGTCCCAAGGTCGTGAATGCACCGGGGACCGATGGGAGTCTGCTAGGCAAATGCAGCAAAAAATGAGAGAGACGCTACAAAACGTTACTGCACGCCTAAGCATTCTAGATGAAAATGCACAGCCTAAACCCATCGCCATGTGTCCTCCTATGGAAACGCCCAGGATATACCCAACAATTCCAGCCAAAGAAAAGCCAGAGAGGCCTCCTGTGCCGAATTCGCTGATCACTCCATCACACCTGGCTGTAGCAGGTGGAAATGCTGGAAGCCAAGGGCAAGCTGCTGTGATGAGTCCTTTGTCTGCAATGTCCAGTGAGGAACCCCCGGCTTATACACCTGAGGCCACAGGTGGGCACTACACTGTGTCGTACGGGACAGACTCTGGGGAGTTCTCCTCGGTCGGAGATGATTTCTACACGAAATGCACACAGCCTCCTCCTGTTGAGTCGTTAGGGGTAGATGCTGATGAACTGATCCTCATTCCCCACGGGGTGCAGATATTCTTTGTGAGTCCTGATGGACAAGTGAGCGCTCCCTCGTATCCCGGATACCTTCGCATTGTGAAGTTCTTGGACACTGATGCAGCAGCGGCCCAGAATCGCCCCCCTGCTTTCCTTCAG gtttGTGACTGGCTGTATCCTCTAATGTCCAATCAGTCTCCTGTCCTCTCCTGTAGCACAGGAGTCTACATGTTCCCTGACTTGATGTCGCAGGTGCCGGGATCCTATGTGGGAGTAGTGTTATCTTCAGAACTTCCAGCTGCCGACAGAGAACTGTTTGAAGATCTGCTAAAACAGATGTCTGACCTTAGAGTGCAG GTTCCAGGATCCCATGAGGGACTAGGGTTACCGTCCCAACGCTCAAGATCTTACAAAGAGGTTTTTGAGGATCTGTTAAAACAGAGATCTGATCTCAGAGCCAAG CCTGCAGAAGCTTCTAGTGATGCAATTAACCTGGCTGAGACTGTACGTATTCAGCCGGCGTCTGAAGAGAGGGAAACGGAGTTACCTGACTGGAGTGAGAAAATGGCCCATGGAATCTTAACAG GAGCATCCTGGGTAAGCTGGGGCCTGGTCAAAGGAGCAGAATATACCGGGAAAGCAATCCACAAGGGAGCTTCCAAACTAAGGGAGCACATTCAGCCAGAGGAAAACCCAGTTGAAGTCAACCCAACCGTAGCTAAAGGTCTGCATGTAGCCAAGCAGGCTACAGGAGGAGCTGTGAAAGTCAGCCAGTTCTTAG TGGAAGGTGTGTGCTCTATAGCAAGTTGTGTGGGAAGAGAGTTAGCCCCCCATGTCAAGAAGCATGGAAGCAAACTGGTTCCAGAATCCCTTAAGAAAGACAAAGATGGAAAATCTACTTTCGATGGTGCTCTGGTTGTTGCAGCAAGTGGTGTTCAAG GGTTTTCAACAATATGGCACGGTTTGGAAAGCGCTGCAAAGTGTATTGCTAAAAATGTGTCTAAAGAGACGGTTCAGACTGTCAAGTACAA ATTTAAAAGTAGGGGGAAAAGAGATGAGTCTTCAGTTGCCACTAAGAGTGAAAAGCAATAA